The genomic window TTATTGAGATTTAGTAGGTTTTCTTGAATTAACTGTTTATCCATCTGCTGTATGCCCTTAGGAGAATTTCCAAAagctttgaaaaattattttttaaaagtaatgttcTCCAGCTAATGGTGGTTTTTGCTGGTTGGGGGCTTTGCTATACTCCTCATCCCACTATTTCAGAAACACAAAtcttctatttttaacatttaaaattttccttctgaaagtaagtatatacaattaaaatttacAGTTACTCACAAGGAATATTTTAAAGTGTCATCTAATTCCATGATAGCAGCCTGGTTCCCACAACGGTAACAGTAATTGGGTGCACTGAAAATAGTAACCACATTCCGATCATGACACCAATTGTATCCCTGCAGGataaaaacaaattcaatatttcattataataatatgattttgacacagatacattaaaaaaaaactaaactcaaAAACTACAGGCACTCTCTGTGGAAATGTAGTCGTCTATATTACTTTATAAGGTTGCCATCTTTGATAGTTTGTGTACCTGTACAGAACCCTGTGCAATTCGTGGGCCTAGGATTCTGTTAAATGCAGCTCGCTAATTGTTGTTTTGCCTTAACTATGCTTGAAATCTTGGCAAGGATGTGTACTGAATTTCTCCCACAATCCTAATAAATCTCTCAATTTTCCCTCATGAATTATGCcaattattctttatatattttgaagctattACTACGTAAATACAAATTTAGAATACTTTCTTCCTAGAGAACTGGGACAGATTTCATCAATAACCTCTTTATTTCTAACAACACCTTTTATTTGAGCCTATCTCATTCATATTATTGGCTATAATTAGTATTagatatagtgtgtatatatatacatgctaaTTAGTGttacgtgtgtgtatacatatacatgtatgtgtatatgtatacacatacacacacacacacgtgttgctcaggctggagtgcagtaacatgatctaggctcactgcaacctccgcctcctgggttcaagcaattctcctgcctcagccccctgagtagctgggacaacaggtgcacgccaccacaccagtctatttttttgtattttagtagagacgggatctcactatgttgcccaggctggtcttgaactcctgagctccagcaatccgcctgcctcagcctcccaaagtgctgggaatacaggcacgagccaccgcgccagcctaTTAgctatatttttgatatttttattacttgATATACCAATATACCATTTCCCAACTCTTACCTCTAGTttgtagtgtcttttttttttttttcccccctcttttttttgagagaaggtctcactcttttgcccaggctggagtgcagtggtatgatcacagctcactgcagcctcaacctcctggcttcaagttatcctctcacctcagcctcccgagtagctgggacaatagacatatgccaccatgcccagctaattttttgacttttttttttttttatagagatgaggtctcactatgttgcccaaggtggtctgaaactccaggactcaagagatcctcccacctcagcctcccaaagtgctgggattacaggcatgagccactttgtcCAGCCAGTCATTTATGTTTTAGGTACATCCCAAATAACAGCTACATTTTGACTATTTATCCAATCTAAGAGTCTCAGGCTAAAATTTTAGTCTGTTTCTTATAATCACtgatataattaaatttattttttctatataaatttgtgtttttttatcaTGCTCCCTTGTCTCTACTGGGCTGGTGAAGTTTTCTCTAACATCTTGAAGCCACTCCCTACTGGTCTGGAGGGATTATGTTGTTTATATTCCCTTAGTAGTTGTAAAACAGTTAACATTATAGTGGAGAAATCTGGCAGACATCATCTTAACTAAGTGATTAAAGTTGCCACCACCAGCATTGAGACAAGCAGATTTTAGGACCACTTGATAAAATGCACGGAGGAGGACACACCATCTTTCTACGGCATGACTGCCAAAAATGCATACAGTGAATCCCTAACTGCAAGGAAAACATCAAACCCCAACTGAGGGATATTTCTGTAAGATAAAATGCTCCTACTCTTCCAAAATGTCAAGAatgtggaaaacaaagaaaatcggAGGATTTCCACATCAAAGAAGAATGAACACAACCTAATCTTTGGATTAGATTATACACATACAGTATGCACAAAATTAAATTTTGCTATAAAAGACATTAGTGAGACAATTAGTAAAATTTGAATAAAGTGTTCATATTAAATAATAGTACTATATGAACACAAATTTCGCAACTGTGGTAACTATACGGTGGTTATGTGATAGCGTGTCCTTAATTTTACAAAATACACATAGAAAGTTGGTAGTAAAGGAGTATTTGTCTGCAATAGATTTCAAATGGTTCAGAAGAAAGTGTGGGGGGTGAAGAGGAAGGGAGACAcaaaatgataaagcaaatatagTAAAACATTTACAGTCAGGAATTTGAATGACTCATACAGGGAATTCTGGGgtattatttttgtaacttttttctaAGTCTCAATTTCAAAAATGAGTTATAATTCTGCTCCGGTCTACTAGTGCTTTCCCTACTTgctaaaaccagcaagtttttcctcttttcacCTAGGTAATAAATGGTGAGGAGTGTTTCTTAGTTAAGTCAAAATGCCTTATTACAGAAGTATATGCTAATCTGAAATAAAGATCATTCTGTAAGGAAAGTACATACCTCCATTACAAGCTGGTGGGCACGAGAAACCAGTGTGAGACCATTGGCGTGGTTAAAGGTTTCAGAAATGTCTTGTCCAAATGTGTAGCCAGCACCACGTGGTGAAATACCCCATCCACCACGATCATCTGGATCTGACCATAACAGATCACACATTGGGCCCTGACCAAGAAAAATAAGTACATGTTACAAATTATTATCAGTCATACTTTATCGTCCTCAAAATgtggttatattttcttttcctttcttcttcttttttaaactaaGGTTACCTCATGTGGAACTTCCTGTAAGCGATCCAGGGCTCTTATATGATCCAGTGTGTCTATGGATGGAGAGAGGCCACCATGGAGGCAGAATATCTGTTTATGAATTAACAAAAGAGAATGTATTTGTTTTACTAACTGCTAACAGTTAACAAAGAGTAAATAATGGTTAAAAGTGTCAGTCCAAATAATGCCAACATTTAAacacattttgttcatctttttttcttttttacccctTCTCTGGTCAATGGTATCCCCAACCTTGGGGACCCaccattaaatttctttttttttttttccctccctcccaccgttcctcccttccttttctctggcCAATGGTATCTCCATCCTTGGGACCTaccattaaatttcttttttttttttctcccttcctccttccctcctttcttctctttctgtagagatggagtcttgctgtgttgctgaggatggagtgcggtggctattcacaggcatgatcactATGCAATGCAgccatgaactcctgggcccaagcaatcctcccgcctcaacctcctgagaagctgcgattacaggtgcatgccactgtacccagttGTCATTACAGCTTCTGTTGGTTATTGCTGATATACACAATTTTTTGTTCCTCTTACAACAAATTCCTGTTACTGGCTACAATAAATTTTCagttctttcatattttctaagTACATGATCAAGTcatctgcaaaaatatttttggtttttcttctcaATGTTTAcaccttttaattctttttattgcttAGTGCATTGGCCAggacttctaaaataaaatggagtaatacaaatgtttctgttttgttttttgtaaactACCTAGTTTCAAATCCATGCTCTAGGTATTCTGAATCAGAGAGAATAATATAAGTTTTAACaagcattttctttctgattttgatttttttttttgagacggagttttgctcttgttgcccagtgcaatggcatgatctcggctcactgcaacctccaccttctgggttcaagtgattctcctgcctgaccctcccgagtagctgggtttacaggcatgtgccaccatgcctggctttgtatttttagtagagacggaatttctccatgttggtcaggctggtcttgaactcccgacctcaggtgatccatccgccctggcgtcccaaagtgctgggattacaggcgtgagctacctcaCCTGGCCTGATGAGAAGGTTTCTAATGTTTAGCTGATAGTACAACCAgtatttctttatccacttaatattattattttataaaataactgaGTTTTGAATCACAAatataggaattttttttccaaatgattttGGTCTATTTTTCTGTGCATGCCACGTCTGGTTTGGCACTGAGGTTATACTAGGCATATGGTGTCAGTTTTGAACTCTCCATCTTTTCCCAAGTTCTAGAACACAGAAATTATACGTTCCTTAAAGGTGTGGTAGAATTAGCCTATAAAACTATTTATACCTGGTTGCTATTGGTAGTTTACTTATATTGGACGAACTTCTGCAAGCCAATTTTAATAACTGGTATTTTAATATAGTAAGCttcattcaactttttaaatttagtgcACTAAAGCTGCACCTGTTCTTGTGATACACAAGCTCCTGCACAGTTATAATTACGCCTTATTTCATTCCTAGTGTTTTATGtgccttccctcttttcttctagATCAGTATTGTCcactattatttcttttctagtaACTTttcagaaagagaggaaggaggaaggaaaaaaaaaataaaagctctaCTAACGCACCCATTTAAAAAACCAGATACTTCATTAAAACTGATaagactgtcttttaaaaatcattctgtcCAGCAATTTTATTATTGAGGACTGTGTGcttcaaaacaattaaaaacaactttaattaaaatttaacatcttttaaattcacattttcttttaacaaGTCCAGGCAAAGTATTGTCCTTTCAAATTAATCATGGCAGTGTCCAAAATCACAGCTGAGAAAAAAAGACTGTCAGGATTACACAGAGAAAGTTATAACCAAATTATATTCCCACAAGCAGTCTAAGAGAGAATTCATCACATTCTTGACAACTCTGGGCTTTTATAATTTAAGAATTATGGagttttattatatgttttatatttatatttattttattttttgagatggagtctcactttgtcacccaagctggagtgctgtgatacgatctcggttcactgccacctctgtctttctcaggttcaagtgattctcctgcctcagcctctcaagtagctgggactacaggcatgcactaccatccctggctaatttttgtatttttagtagagacgggtttcaccatttggccaggctggtcttgaactcccaacctcaggtgatctacccacctcggcctcccaaagtgctgggattataggtatgagccaccttgcccagcctttgttttatatttaaatttaaatcagtTCATGCTTTCAGTGATTATCTCTAGAAATTGAAATAGGAAATTTGCATAATTTCTTCTTATACTTTTGAATGTTTCATGATCTGTCTGCACTGCAGAAATAGcatttgcttctattttctttttttgttctttgagatggagttttgctgctgcccaggctggagcacagtactgtgatcacggctcactgcagccttaacttcctgggctcaagagatcctctcacctctagcttcttgagtagctagaaccacaagcatgcgccactatgcctagctaattttaaatttttttttgtagagacagggtctcactacattgcccaggctggtcttgaacccctgaactcaagcgatcctcttgccttggcatcccaaagtactagccactgtgcccagccaagcatTCACTTCTCAGGGAAGAAGGTGTAATACACAATATAACATTTGCAATTACCATGAAAATAGAAATGCGAAGTTATTCATGGTAACCAGCAAAAACTGTGTGTATACGCAGAGATAGTTTTAAATAACATCTTGCTTTACTAGTACTACACATCAGTGTCTTAAGcatttatttataatgtttatCGATATCTTAAAAAGCACAGCATATTCTTTGGTCAAAAGATTTACATACATATCTGAGAACAGGAAAATTTGCTGGTCCAAATGTACGTGAAACTTATCCACTTCCCTGCTTTGAAATTTTAAGTATAAgggaaggggccgggcgcggtggctcacgcctgtaatcccagcactttgggaggccaaggcgggcggatcacaaggtcaggagatcgagaccacggtgaaaccccgtctctactaaaaaaaaaaaaaacaaaaaattagccgggcgcggttgtgggcgcctgtagtcccagctactcgggaggctgaggcaggagaatggcgtgaacccgggaggcggagcttgcagtgagccgagatcgcgccactgcactccagcctgggcgacagagcgagactccgtctcaaaaaaaaaaaaaaaaaaaagtataagggaaggaggaaaaggccAAGGAGATGCAGAAACACAGGTCATATGAATCTAGACCCTAGCTTACCAATAGTCAATCTTTGCCTTCATTTACCTCCCCTCCTCCCAAGATGtgagcacacacatacatacctgtCCATCTACTAAAGCTGTAAGTGGAAGATAATCAAAAAGATctgtaaaatatttccaaacGTTGGCATTCCCATACTTTCGCAGACATTCATCATAAAAGCCATATACTTGGGTAATTTGTCGGCTTTCGTGATTTCCTCTCAATATTGTAATGCGTTCTGGATAACGCACCTGGAAGAAATGGAGTAAAACCCATAGTAAAATCCCATTTTTACTAGTGTCATGTGAAGTACATTAGTCTCCGACCCATTGTTAAACACGGCGCTTTTGGCCACCAGtatattaaatgttaatttcattttcGAAATAAAAAATCTTGCTTATTCATAACCAGGTATTACTGGTTAACATTTGACATGTTTATTATAATCATCCTTTTTCATCATGTTTTGACCACCCTCATCAGAACCTTTGACTAATACTTATATTACTATAATAGACTTGTATCTGATACTTTGTTTCTATTATCTTTTTCATCATCAAATTATTATTACTTTCCTAAATCTTTCTAGAACACTATGACTTCTTACTGTGAGTAGTGCAAATCACAGGTTTGAAGCTGAGATCAACTACTCTACAGATTAACTTCTtcccttttccatttttatttcccaCAGGAAGATCGGATTTGCCAATAATAACACAAAAACAGGCCCTTGACAAAACTGGGCAAGAATTCAAATGTATTAATAGTTTCCTTtctattacaaaacaaaaacataagcgACTATTTAGTTAGCAATGTGTCTgataagaaatatgaaaaagcatTGGATTCTGCAAATTACGCAAAAAGCTGCAAGAATCTACTTCAGTTCATACAGATTTTACTAAGCATCCGTTATGTGTCTAACGTAAGTTTGGTGCTAGAAAGCCAGATGCCAGGTCTACACAAGTACAGTCATGTGCTGGGCAACGTTTTTGTTAACAACAGATTACATGTATGATGTTGGCTGGAGCAAGAGACTATACCACATAGCCTTTGTGTGCAGTAGgctataccacctaggtttgtgtaagttccaaagatgacaaaatcacctaatggcacatttctcagaatgtatgcCTGTAGTTAAGTGACCCATGACTGTGTAATATATGGCTTCTGCTGCTGAGGGACTAACCTCAGTAAGGAGATATGTAAAGTAAGTAATACAAGGCAGTAAGCCACTTTTGCAGCATAAATAAGGGCTGGGAGAATAAGTTTCCTCATAGTAATTTAGAGTAGAAGGAATAAGGCTAAAATGGTTGAAGGTTACATGAAAGAAGTGAGACCTGAGCTGAGTCTTGGCAGAAAGGTAAGAAATCAGGGACAGAGTAACCTCGTGGGGGAAATCGAATATGGAAATACACAGAGTCCAGAGCACTGATGAAGAAGAAACTTTGATTTGAGCCAGAGTTCATGCTACCAACTGCCGGCAGGCAAAAATTCAGACTAGACTATAAAAGGCCAGGCAAGGAGTTTGAGTTTGTTTCAATAGGCAACAGGCAATCAACAGGaagtaacaataaaaaattgttaaataaaagagATTTCATCGGCCAGCATATGCCAGGTGGATTTGGGGGGGGATCAGATCTTGGAGGCAGAAATATTAGTTACCAAGCTATTGCAACAATCGAATTGTGAAGTGATAAACGGTGTGGTAAAAATAGAAAGAGACAGGAACAGACTTTTCAAAGCAAGGATTTAAAAAGACTTGTTTATTGAGTCAATATGACGGATAAGTGATAAAGTCAAATATGATTCCAAGACTTCAGCTATTCAAGAGAATGATACATTTACAAGGAATATACAGAAGTTATCCTTTTCATCTCTCCTTTAAAAAGATGTaaaaccaattattattttaagggGCTATAAACTGAAAGACCATAAAACAGATGATATGCAATACTGTCATTCTGAGCTTTTTGCCTGGTTtaagtcttgaaaaaaaaaattgaatttcagTAATCATACCTTTAATGCTACAAGAAGAGTCACAGTCTCCACTGAATAATATCCTCTGTCTACATAGTCACCCATGAATAAGTAGTTTGTATCTGGTGATTTTCCACCAATTCTAAAGAGTTCCATAAGATCATGAAATTGACCATGCACATCTCCACAGACAGTAACAGGGCAACGAACCTCTTGCACATTTGATTCTTTTGTTAAAATTTCCTTTGCCTGTTAGAAAAGTGAAATCAACAATTACAAAGTTAAAAGTATCATTTCTtatctattaaaagaaaatttgggggaaaaaacactTGAAATGTGCCTTATCAAAGCATATGTGAAAACCAAACCATGAGATAACACTTCACGAGAaaggctataataaaaaagacagttaGTAAGTGTTGCAAACATGGGGataaactggaaccctcatacaccgctggtggaaatgcaaaatggtgccgCTGCTACGGAAAACTGTACGGCAGTTTCTCCAAAGTTAAACCTaaaattaccatataatccagcagttccactcctaggtatatactcaagagaaatgaaatccaGTTATACATGCTCATGGCAGCATTATTAAtaacagccaaaaggtagaaactaCCAGATACTGATCAACCAATGATGAATGCacataatacattcatataatggaaCAGTTATTCAACCatgaagaaatgaagtactgatacatgctacaactttgaagacattatggtaagtgcaagaagtcagtcacaaatgATCACATAATGTACaattccatttaaatgaaatgttcagaacaggcaaatctcCAAGGCAGAAggtctgtgttttaaaaagaataatcttATTATTCACAAGTTTAAAAAggtcaacaaaagaaaaaagtcaaaattatgcAAATTCTTGAGTAAACAAACATTCTTACACCAATTCATAGGCCAACCTTTGATTTCTTTATTCCAATTATTCTATATTTACAGAATTAAGTTAGAACATACCATTAGGTGGTCCTGAAGTACAGAATTTATGCTTAACCACTGGCAAATGAAATGTTCTGACTAAATCAAAGTGCACTAATGGCTCGTCTATCTGGCCTCTCTGCCTAATAGCAAAAGACCCCAGAATcaggaagaaacatttaaaagcCTCTGAAGTAACAAAACAGACATCATAAAAATGATGTACCTCCCCACTAACCCACCAAAAGAGTCTCTCACGCCTTATTCTGGGCCTACTGTTATCTACAAAATTCCAACAAGCTATTTACCGAGTTTCCAGGTCCAcaacaaaattagaaatagaaaaccaagaaAGGTAAGAGATGAGCACTGGGACTAATACAGAACGCAAACCGAGAGGAAGAAACAACCGGATGGCTAGCAGAGCTAAAACACAGgggagccgggcgtggtggctcatgcctgtaatcccagcactttgggaggccgaggggggaggatagcatgaatccaggagtttgagaccaggctgggcaacacagtgagacctctgGTCTctataaaacctttaaaaaatagctaggcgtggtggtgtgtgcctatagtcccagctacttaggagggtggggtggggtgggaagacagcttgagttggggagttcaaggctgcagtgagccatggtcgcACCACTTTGCAGTTAaccctgggtgagagtgagacaaaagaaaaagaaggcaacaACACAGCACAATAAAAGTCaaacagggctgggtgcagtggctcacacctgtaatcccagcactttgggatgccgaggtgggtggatcatgaggtcaggagatcgagaccatcatggctaatacagtgaaaccccatctctactaaaattacaaaaaattagccgggcatggtggtgggcgcctgtagtcccagctacttgggaggctgaggcaggagaatggcatgagcccgggaggcggagcttgcagtgagccgagattgcgccactgtactccagcctgggtgacagagcgaaactgtcacacacacacatacacacacacaagtcaaACAGGATGAAGTTTAGAGTCCAGTAAGCAGATGACAGCTCAGACTGGTGGGAGAGAGCACAATTTTAGGGACAGACAATTCTCTGATAATCTGAAGagtatttaaaaacatgaattttgaGTTTCATTTTATGTTCCTGCTACTCTACATTTTTGTCAACAGACTTTAACACTGAGTtgagggatactcaacctgtagcGATTTTCAACACACACAATAGTTTGTATACACACTGTAGGAAACATAAAGTTATTCTAGGCCCAGATTACTTATGCCAAATAGATGCACCCAGCCTAGACTCTTAATGTGAAGCAACTCTAAACAGCAGAGACAATGGGAAGTTCTATTCCAACAGAAGTGTTCTCTCCAGTGTTCTAAAACATTTCTAAGGTATGATTCTGACTGCACCTCCAACCTCCCTTAATTTCTGCAAAATGCTCATGCTTGGTTATCCAGCTCTTCTTTTGATTCTAGGCTACCACGTATTCTTCTACAAATGCCTCTTCTGCTTACAGCCTGGTAGGATTCCCAAAAGTTATGGACAATACAGCCCATACTTTCTTCTCCTTGCCTGTAATTAATCAGAATGAGATTATATGCACTGAAGTCTTCCAGAAAACATGGGTTCTCTTCACAGTTTTAAACTAATTGTGTAATCTTAAGGCCTTTATACCCTTCAGtttcttttcctgagatcacaaattaaacaataatttaaCAGAAGCCAAGTTTTTTCCACAAGACAGCT from Macaca mulatta isolate MMU2019108-1 chromosome 8, T2T-MMU8v2.0, whole genome shotgun sequence includes these protein-coding regions:
- the PPP2CB gene encoding serine/threonine-protein phosphatase 2A catalytic subunit beta isoform isoform X1 is translated as MELFRIGGKSPDTNYLFMGDYVDRGYYSVETVTLLVALKVRYPERITILRGNHESRQITQVYGFYDECLRKYGNANVWKYFTDLFDYLPLTALVDGQIFCLHGGLSPSIDTLDHIRALDRLQEVPHEGPMCDLLWSDPDDRGGWGISPRGAGYTFGQDISETFNHANGLTLVSRAHQLVMEGYNWCHDRNVVTIFSAPNYCYRCGNQAAIMELDDTLKYSFLQFDPAPRRGEPHVTRRTPDYFL
- the PPP2CB gene encoding serine/threonine-protein phosphatase 2A catalytic subunit beta isoform, yielding MDDKAFTKELDQWVEQLNECKQLNENQVRTLCEKAKEILTKESNVQEVRCPVTVCGDVHGQFHDLMELFRIGGKSPDTNYLFMGDYVDRGYYSVETVTLLVALKVRYPERITILRGNHESRQITQVYGFYDECLRKYGNANVWKYFTDLFDYLPLTALVDGQIFCLHGGLSPSIDTLDHIRALDRLQEVPHEGPMCDLLWSDPDDRGGWGISPRGAGYTFGQDISETFNHANGLTLVSRAHQLVMEGYNWCHDRNVVTIFSAPNYCYRCGNQAAIMELDDTLKYSFLQFDPAPRRGEPHVTRRTPDYFL